From the genome of Phalacrocorax carbo chromosome 5, bPhaCar2.1, whole genome shotgun sequence:
TGTTTGGAGTTTTCACCACCCATGGGAGGGCTCAGCACCAGATGGGGGTCTCCAGCCTGGGGGTACCCAGCGCCCTCACTCTCCCCAGGCTGCCCAAACGCAGCCCCTGGCCCATCTGGGCTGCCCCCTCGGCCCTGTCCTGCTCACCAGGATCCCGTACTGCCCCTGGGTGAAGTCGGTGGCTTCCCGGGCCGGGCCACGGATGTCACGCAGCTGCCGGGGCTCCCGCCTGACCTTGGGCACAGCTGGCACCTTATCCATGAACTTCAGCTTTGTCCTCTCCGGGAAGGTGATACCTGGCAGGGACAGGCGTGTGAAGGTCACCGGCCCGAGGACGCCCCGGTGCAGTGGGGTGCCCTGCCATCCCCGTGTGTATGTGGGGGGGTGTCCCCGCACGTGTCCCCCTTACCGCTGTAATCCGGAGGCAGAATGTACTTCTTGAGGCCCGCCCGGGGGACGGTGACGCCGCCGGGACCTGGGGGACAGAGCGGGGGGGCTCAGAGCGGGGTCCGCTACACCGGGAGGTGGGGCCCGGGGGGCTGCCCCGCTTCCTGGGGGCGGCTCTGGTAACGTCGGGAAGGACCCCGCGGGATCCCAATATCCCGCCACAGGCACCACAGCTGACCCGGGAGTCCCGGACCCTGACGATTCCCGGTTAACGCGGGAGGGGACTCGGGCGTCCCGACGCCAGAGCCTTCCCCCCGTCCCCTCCGGTTCGTCCCCCCTCCGGGCCCCAGGCGCCCAGACACGCTCCCCCCCGGACTCCCCCAAGACGCCCAGAAGCCAGCGGAGCGCGGCCCGGACTCCCCCGACCTCCTCCAGCCGTGAGCGATCGCGGGAGCCGCCATAGCCACATCGCCgagccgcgccgccgcccggccggaAGTGCCTCTGGGCGCCGCCATGGGGTCCGTTCCCCGGAGCCGCCCGGCGGAGGACACTTCCGGTGAAACGGTCCGTCCCTCCGGGGCACCCGGGAAACGCGGAGCGGAACGTTATTGTAGAATCAtggaatgccctgagctgggagggaccacaaggaccatcgagcccagctcctgtccctgcacaggacaccccaaattcacaccgtggctCCGAGGGCCTTGGCCaggtgcttctggaacatcgccaggctggtgccgtgatgcctccctggggagcctgtgccagggctccaccaccctcggggggaaggaccttctcctaatgcccagcctaaccctcccctggcacatctccctgccattccctcggggcctggcgttggtcaccagagagcagagaccagccctgcccctcctcctcccctcgggagggagctgcagagcgccatgaggctgcccttggcctcctctgctccagctgaacaaacccagggactccagccgcccCTTGTacgtttcccctctaaacccttccccagctccgtggcctcctcgggacactctccagtagctttataccctcaatgtcctgcggcgcccaacgctgcccacagcactcggggtgaggccgccccagcgcggggcagagcgggacaatcccccccctcgcccggctgcgatgcagggctcggtgccccccggggcacggctggccctcggggctgccagggcacgctgggggctcTTGTTCAGCCTGCCACAGACCAGAGCCCCcgggtccctgcagagctgctccccagcccctcgttcCCCGGTCTGTctgtgcagccagggctgctgtgccccaggggcaaaatctggcacttgcccaTGTTCAGCTTCACAgggttggtgactgcccagctctccagcctgtccaggtccccctgaagggcctctctgcccttgggAATGTCAACAGCTCCTCTCAATTTTGTGttatcagcaaacttaattagtatgccttccagtcctgcatccaagtcatttatgaagaggttaaagagtaccagccccaagatggatccctgtggaaccccactagtgactggccgtCATCATGATGTACCCCCATTTActgtgaccctttgagcccaacaCATCAGCCCATTGCTCACCTACTGCATTACGTgtgtccaggaggagactgtgagagacagtatcaaaaagTTTACTGCAATCCAAAGAGATTACATTGACTGGTTTCCCTTGATCAACtgggtgggtgaccttgtcatagagGGAAATAAAGTTTGTTAAGGAGGcctttccccttgtgaacctgtgctggctgcgACCAGTAACTGCATTggctttcaggtgtttttcagtaactcccagaataatcttctccataattttgccaggcacagaggtgagactgacagACCTATAGTTacggggtcatccctgttgcccgtcttgaagattgggacaacatttgccagcttccagtcaactgggacctcttCAGATTCCCAAGGGCACTGAAAAATCCTTGAGAGAGTtcttgctatgacatcagccagctctttaagtacccttggatgaatctcATCAGGCCGCATCAATttatagggatccagctggGGCAGCAAGCTCCAGCCTGCCTGCAACTTGCTCTGTTAGTTCTGGGAGGGATCAGCCTGGCAAAATCTCCCTATGGTGCTGTGTCCCTTCCATGACGTCAGCCCCAGTCCCCCACCCCATGCCAGGCATGGGTCCCCACCAGGCAGgacccctccccgcctcagTGTCCCCTCAAGGCTCCCATGCCCCTCTCAGGGCATGCCCCAACCCTCTCCCCAAGGCGTTGTCCCCACCAAGGGTCCAGGTCCTCGCTGCTCGcctcagacacacacacacactgggTCTGTGCTGCAAATGGCTCTTTATTGCCTTCATGGTGGGCCTGGTGGGGCCAGGCACCCCTTGGTGGCTTCAGTAGGTGCTGAAGACAGCCTTGATGTGCTCCCCATTCTGCGGCTTGTAGGTGCCGACCCCTGTGGCAGAGGGATGGGTGTGAGACCAGGGCACCACAGCCCCCAGCACGgccccctgcgcccccagccctgggatgCCCACCTTGCTGGAGGGCGTTCCCACCGCTGAGGAATTGCCAGTAGGTTCTGTCATTCGGGTTGGCGGCCAGCCCGTGGATGGAGACCACCATGGGGCCCCAGGATGTCGGCTCTGTCTGGAAGCTGCCAGGGAGGTGGGTGGGCTCAGGGCTCGGTGGGGAGATGCCactgcttcccccccccgcagcccctctgACTCTCACCTAAACTCGTTGGGTTTCTCTGCCGCTGCCACCTGCAGCACCCTGAGCAGTGTGGAGCCTTTCAGGACGTGCACTGTGGTGGTGAACTTGAAGTGCTCGCCCTGCAGCTTGTTGATGATGGAGTAATGCACTGTGATGAGGGctgctggggggagaggggcagggtgGGCACCCACACAGAGCCACGGGGCGCAGGGCAGGAGGGGTCTGGGAGCAATGTCCCCATGGAGTCTGGGGGTGCTCTGGGAAGGAGAAGCTGTACCTCTGTGAACCCCAGTTTTCCCCAGCTCTGGCTGTAGGATCGGGAACttactggggctggtggtgcaCTGCAGGCTAGCCGCTTCTAAGTAGGATTTGCCCACGAGGGCAGGCAGGACCTGGGCGATGGCCATGGGCTGGCGGTAGTCATGGCTGTACACCACGGAGAAGGCCTGGGCGCAGTCCCAGTTCCGTGGGGCGTAAAACTTGCTCGTGGCCTTCAGTGCCTGCAGAGGAGGTGGGAGGTGGCGTGAGGAGCCCCAGGAGCGAGactgggtggccacagtgccaCAGCTTCCCCTCCCCATACCTGCAGGGCCAGCCCCATACTGTAGATGTTCCCAATCATGCCATTCCCCTTCTTCTGCTCGTTGAGGAAGCCGTTGGTCACCGTCGACACTGCCTCCCAGAGCAGGTTCTTCACAGAAGGGTCTGCCTGGTTGTACGTGCACGCCAGCGCCAGCACCGCCATGGCACGGGTGTCTGCGAGATCCCGCTGTCACTGCCAAGCCTGCCGGGCAGGGCCGCCGGGAAGCGGGCTTTGCGAGCGGAGGGGACACGATGGAACCGGAGGGATGCCTTACCCACGGAGAGCTGGTTCTCGGGGCTCAGCACCTGCTTGGCCAGGGCCACGGATGCCTTTTGGTAGCTGCCCGTCCGTGCCAGGCACAGGCCCAGGGTGTCCAGGCTCACGCTGTACAGGGTGGTCTTCGGGACGCCCTTCTCCTCTGCAAACCAAAGTGCGGCGAGCTGATGGGGGGCCGGGATGTGGGGAGGGAGATGCTTCCCCGGGCACCCCAAGTGCTCCCCCCCGTCCTGGCATACCCAGgctggccagctcctcctctgttttctgctgcaggaTGTCGATCAGGTTGACGGTCTGCCCCAGTGCCCTGACGTGCCGGGGGTCCTCgcaggaggagaagagggcGAGCACATACAGGGCCACCTGTCCCGAGGTCATGTCTGGGGGGACAAGAGAATAGCCGGGGCATGTGGGGGGCCATGACCTGGCACCCTGGTCCCCAGCCAGGGTGGAGAGAGCTGGCGGCGCCAAGCCTGTGGTACTGGGTCCACCGGCTTTGGGTGCCACAGCAGGGGTGCACCCGCCGCCCCTCCCTACCTTTTGGGGCTCTCTTCACCGCATCTTCCTTTATATCATGGAGCAGCCACTTGCAGGCACTACTGTCGGTGGCCCCAGCCAGGTTCATGGCCAGGAGGACGCTGGGGTTTGGCAGCTCCTCCATGATGACAGAGTCCTCCAGGCGCTGCAGCATCTTGGAGACCAGTTTGTGTGGGGCAACTGGAAGGAGAGGGGCCGGCCACCCGCTGGCACTCGCAGCAGGAGGTCACCAGGGACCCCATGTCCCCTCCACGCAGGGCTACCGGTTCCTCTCTGGTGCCTCTGTGGAAGGGCTGACACTCACCACATTCCTGCGTGGCTATGGCACCTGCCAGGGCCAGCAGGACCCCGATGCTGAAAGCCACACCGGGCATCATCTCGTCCTCAGGACAAGCAGGTCCTCTCAGGCCAGCAGAGTCCTGTGGGCACTCGTCAATCTGGGCGTCCTCTCTGCTTTTAGCTGCTCCTGGTGCCTTTCTCCAGTCATCTGCCCTTCCGCAGCCACCTTGGTACTGCCAAGCACCGCCCGCTTATCTGTGTGCCCAAGGGTGTCAGAGTTGGAGGGTCATGACTGTGCAGGCAGTGATTTTCCATTTGAGGTCACTGAAATCGCAAGGGACCGGTTGTACCAGTTGAACATCTGTGAGTGTGTGGGGCTGGAAAGCTCAGTACCCGGAAGAATGATGGGGGTCAACATGGGTGCTACcaaaaagcatttaaaggaCAATGCCTTCACCAGGCACGCTCAGCACGGGCTGACGGAGGGAAAGTCCCGTCTAACTAATTTCATAACCAGCTATGATAAGGTCTGTGGATGACGAGAAGGTGGTAGATGttgtttttctggattttacgAAATCTTTTGATCCTGTCCCTCATggcatccttctggacaaggtGTCCAGGTGGGTGATGAGCAGGTTCATGGTGTGcagggtgaagaactggctggaTGGGCCTCAAAGAGGGAATGGGGCTACAGCTGGCTGGAGACCAGTCACTGCACCTTAACACACCCTTagcaaatttgctgatgatgctaaactgggaggtgctggtgaCTCTCTTGAGGGCCAAGAGCCCTGCAGAGGAGTCTGGCTGGGTGGGAGCTTTGGGCAATCATCGATGGCAGGAAATCTAACATGAAcaaatgctggattctgcacctgggatggaGCGCACTGGTGGGGACCTTCCTTACCAGCGTGGGTGACCAAGCAGCGGCCACAGTTAGGCAACAGCTCTGCCTCCACCGATGCACTCTGGATGGGGATGGTTGTGGGGTGAGCAGGACAAGGGGGCTTGGGGCAGCTCCGGGTCCACCAGCCAGGTCATCTTCTGCCCCAGGATGCTCGCcacggggtgctgggggctgcctaCCCCTGCAGGGCCCGTGGGCTACAGGGGTGTCACAGGCTTCCACTCCAGGGAGAGGGTCTGGCCGGTGCCAGGACCAGCCCTGCCTGTCTGGGTGCCCCCACCATcacccttcccctgcctgctgccccacGCCAGAGCCCGGCGGCATCTGGGATGGGGAGGGCAGACTCGGGGTGCCTGGGGATGCCCctcatcccagcacagcccgaGGGACAGAGGTCAGTGCccttctgtgcctcagtttccccaaagGCTCTGCAGTGGGAGGGTGGCCCAAGGACACGGTTGTCACTCTGTGTGCAGGGGCCAGCCTTTTGGGGTGAGGAGGGCAGGACATGCCAGACATTGACCTCCACCTTCTCCATCGCCCCTCcaggtggggatggggaccaggggaaggagcagggctggggcaaggACAGGGACTGGGGCCTTTGGTTTGCCCCCTGAGAGGAGGAGAGCTCTGCAGAGACGAGCCCCAGCTGGGTGCGAGGGGCTgggtgtggggctgcagggaccaCCCGGCCTCCCATTGGGAGAGCTGCGGCTGCTGACCTTGGCCCAGGTGTAAAAGCCATCAGTGGAGgctgctcctcctcttcttcctcctccatcacAATGAAGGCTCTTAGGGGAAGGTGGTTTGTGCTCTTTCTTGTGGCTGCAGCCTGGGCACAGGATGCTCTGGGTAaggggctgttttggggggggagTCCTGCTGGGTCTggctgccctccctggggagggggagcaggcagtgccccctgggctgggctgctgggTGCCTTTGCCCTGCAGGGTGGTGGGCATGGGTGGTGCCTGGCTGCCAGAGGAGGAAGACCACAGTCTCCTCTCCACTCCAGGTAGGGCAGGTCTGTAGGTTAGGCTGCCTCAAGCACCAGGCTTGGGGCTGGGAGGCCAGATCCAGAGTGAGGGAAGCCCTGGGGTGGGTCCTGCatcccccccatgtccctgtgggGACCCTTCAGGAGCCTCGTGGCCACATTGGTGCACAATGGCCCCTGGGGCCACCTCATTCCCTGTCCTCCCCAAGGCTGTAAATGCTAAAATGGGGGAACTCGAGGGGACACCTGTACTGGGGGCTTGCCTGGCTTGCTCCCCTGGCTCAGccctccttctcctcacccTGCCACAGTCTCTGTTACATGTGGCCACGCGTGGCTCTCTGTGGTGGTGCCAGCCAGCCTCCTGGGGAGCCATGTGGCTGGTGGGGAGCTGATGCTGGGATCTGGCTGTGGGGTGACTGCTGCTGATGGAGACAATTACTGGCTGGAGCACCCACTCATGGGCT
Proteins encoded in this window:
- the CBLIF gene encoding cobalamin binding intrinsic factor isoform X3 — encoded protein: MMPGVAFSIGVLLALAGAIATQECVAPHKLVSKMLQRLEDSVIMEELPNPSVLLAMNLAGATDSSACKWLLHDIKEDAVKRAPKDMTSGQVALYVLALFSSCEDPRHVRALGQTVNLIDILQQKTEEELASLEEKGVPKTTLYSVSLDTLGLCLARTGSYQKASVALAKQVLSPENQLSVDTRAMAVLALACTYNQADPSVKNLLWEAVSTVTNGFLNEQKKGNGMIGNIYSMGLALQALKATSKFYAPRNWDCAQAFSVVYSHDYRQPMAIAQVLPALVGKSYLEAASLQCTTSPTALITVHYSIINKLQGEHFKFTTTVHVLKGSTLLRVLQVAAAEKPNEFSFQTEPTSWGPMVVSIHGLAANPNDRTYWQFLSGGNALQQGVGTYKPQNGEHIKAVFSTY
- the CBLIF gene encoding cobalamin binding intrinsic factor isoform X2; its protein translation is MMPGVAFSIGVLLALAGAIATQECVAPHKLVSKMLQRLEDSVIMEELPNPSVLLAMNLAGATDSSACKWLLHDIKEDAVKRAPKDMTSGQVALYVLALFSSCEDPRHVRALGQTVNLIDILQQKTEEELASLEEKGVPKTTLYSVSLDTLGLCLARTGSYQKASVALAKQVLSPENQLSVDTRAMAVLALACTYNQADPSVKNLLWEAVSTVTNGFLNEQKKGNGMIGNIYSMGLALQALKATSKFYAPRNWDCAQAFSVVYSHDYRQPMAIAQVLPALVGKSYLEAASLQCTTSPSKFPILQPELGKTGVHRALITVHYSIINKLQGEHFKFTTTVHVLKGSTLLRVLQVAAAEKPNEFSFQTEPTSWGPMVVSIHGLAANPNDRTYWQFLSGGNALQQGVGTYKPQNGEHIKAVFSTY
- the CBLIF gene encoding cobalamin binding intrinsic factor isoform X1, encoding MMPGVAFSIGVLLALAGAIATQECVAPHKLVSKMLQRLEDSVIMEELPNPSVLLAMNLAGATDSSACKWLLHDIKEDAVKRAPKDMTSGQVALYVLALFSSCEDPRHVRALGQTVNLIDILQQKTEEELASLEEKGVPKTTLYSVSLDTLGLCLARTGSYQKASVALAKQVLSPENQLSVDTRAMAVLALACTYNQADPSVKNLLWEAVSTVTNGFLNEQKKGNGMIGNIYSMGLALQALKATSKFYAPRNWDCAQAFSVVYSHDYRQPMAIAQVLPALVGKSYLEAASLQCTTSPSKFPILQPELGKTGVHRAALITVHYSIINKLQGEHFKFTTTVHVLKGSTLLRVLQVAAAEKPNEFSFQTEPTSWGPMVVSIHGLAANPNDRTYWQFLSGGNALQQGVGTYKPQNGEHIKAVFSTY